A window of the Polypterus senegalus isolate Bchr_013 chromosome 4, ASM1683550v1, whole genome shotgun sequence genome harbors these coding sequences:
- the LOC120528559 gene encoding multicilin isoform X2, with protein sequence MQKERRVFGKICPNRIIDFSSRARKQPKDGTDKELSKTITSIAPLSVYIEDANNIADQAFATIAWQDLSDCTSVLQREADAPHRNNRLPDTTSFHLQEFKDAVESFIPEHPALLQPCFDAVSLQLPSCDMSAFQACIQSADSAQQELALPTPLHFTPPAQHVHCQPAPPLHPDHYWKDMADQNQKALGDALEVNNQLHATLSQKEEEIVSLQERNVQLKELANQAKHLASVLDRLMTRTKSTDENTDDLFQIKSGLKRRRLSDHYEQLPDCKEVDEILRDITDKCNAALHGDAKHPRLCRDERNSSGTPNIERIHMYGAFNGLQTSTTLSTSEMEEGMSFRTSIRDHCTIRTLAFPQGNAFTTRTNNGGYKFRWVPS encoded by the exons atgcaaaaagaaagaagagtctTTGGAAAAATATGCCCTAATAGAATAATAGATTTCTCAAGCCGTGCAAGGAAACAGCCCAAGGATGGAACTGACAAG GAACTATCAAAGACAATCACCAGCATCGCTCCACTGTCAGTCTACATCGAGGACGCTAATAATATTGCTGATCAAG CTTTTGCAACGATAGCTTGGCAGGACTTATCAGATTGCACCTCCGTCCTGCAGAGGGAGGCAGATGCCCCCCACAGA AACAACCGGTTACCAGATACCACCAGTTTCCATCTGCAAGAATTTAAAGATGCAGTGGAGAGCTTCATACctg AACACCCAGCCCTGCTGCAACCGTGTTTTGATGCTGTCAGTCTGCAGCTGCCCAGCTGCGACATGTCCGCCTTTCAAGCCTGCATCCAGTCTGCTGACTCCGCACAGCAGGAACTCGCCCTGCCGACACCTCTGCACTTCACGCCCCCGGCGCAGCATGTCCACTGCCAGCCCGCACCGCCTCTACACCCCGATCACTACTGGAAAGACATGGCAGACCAGAACCAAAAAGCCCTGGGGGACGCCCTGGAAGTAAATAACCAG cttcATGCTACTTTGagccaaaaagaagaagaaattgtgTCGCTGCAGGAACGAAACGTCCAGCTGAAGGAACTGGCCAACCAGGCCAAACATCTGGCTTCAGTTCTTGAC AGATTAATGACCCGGACAAAGAGCACAGATGAAAATACAGACGATCTGTTTCAGATCAAAAGTGGCTTAAAACGACGCAGGCTATCAGACCACTATGAACAACTGCCTGACTGCAAGGAGGTGGATGAGATTTTAAGAGACATCACGGACAAATGCAATGCGGCCTTACATGGTGATGCCAAACATCCCCGGCTGTGCCGGGACGAGAGGAACAGCAGCGGCACGCCGAACATAGAAAGGATTCACATGTATGGCGCCTTCAATGGCCTCCAGACCTCCACAACTCTCAGCACCAGTGAGATGGAAGAAGGGATGTCTTTTCGCACATCCATTAGAGACCACTGCACCATCAGAACTTTGGCATTTCCTCAAGGAAATGCATTCACTACAAGAACCAACAATGGAGGCTACAAATTTAGATGGGTTCCCAGTTAG
- the LOC120528559 gene encoding multicilin isoform X3 — MAVQACYMQFPPWGFEFQNNRLPDTTSFHLQEFKDAVESFIPEHPALLQPCFDAVSLQLPSCDMSAFQACIQSADSAQQELALPTPLHFTPPAQHVHCQPAPPLHPDHYWKDMADQNQKALGDALEVNNQLHATLSQKEEEIVSLQERNVQLKELANQAKHLASVLDRLMTRTKSTDENTDDLFQIKSGLKRRRLSDHYEQLPDCKEVDEILRDITDKCNAALHGDAKHPRLCRDERNSSGTPNIERIHMYGAFNGLQTSTTLSTSEMEEGMSFRTSIRDHCTIRTLAFPQGNAFTTRTNNGGYKFRWVPS, encoded by the exons ATGGCCGTCCAGGCTTGTTATATGCAGTTCCCCCCATGGGGTTTTGAATTCCAG AACAACCGGTTACCAGATACCACCAGTTTCCATCTGCAAGAATTTAAAGATGCAGTGGAGAGCTTCATACctg AACACCCAGCCCTGCTGCAACCGTGTTTTGATGCTGTCAGTCTGCAGCTGCCCAGCTGCGACATGTCCGCCTTTCAAGCCTGCATCCAGTCTGCTGACTCCGCACAGCAGGAACTCGCCCTGCCGACACCTCTGCACTTCACGCCCCCGGCGCAGCATGTCCACTGCCAGCCCGCACCGCCTCTACACCCCGATCACTACTGGAAAGACATGGCAGACCAGAACCAAAAAGCCCTGGGGGACGCCCTGGAAGTAAATAACCAG cttcATGCTACTTTGagccaaaaagaagaagaaattgtgTCGCTGCAGGAACGAAACGTCCAGCTGAAGGAACTGGCCAACCAGGCCAAACATCTGGCTTCAGTTCTTGAC AGATTAATGACCCGGACAAAGAGCACAGATGAAAATACAGACGATCTGTTTCAGATCAAAAGTGGCTTAAAACGACGCAGGCTATCAGACCACTATGAACAACTGCCTGACTGCAAGGAGGTGGATGAGATTTTAAGAGACATCACGGACAAATGCAATGCGGCCTTACATGGTGATGCCAAACATCCCCGGCTGTGCCGGGACGAGAGGAACAGCAGCGGCACGCCGAACATAGAAAGGATTCACATGTATGGCGCCTTCAATGGCCTCCAGACCTCCACAACTCTCAGCACCAGTGAGATGGAAGAAGGGATGTCTTTTCGCACATCCATTAGAGACCACTGCACCATCAGAACTTTGGCATTTCCTCAAGGAAATGCATTCACTACAAGAACCAACAATGGAGGCTACAAATTTAGATGGGTTCCCAGTTAG
- the LOC120528559 gene encoding multicilin isoform X1, whose amino-acid sequence MQKERRVFGKICPNRIIDFSSRARKQPKDGTDKQELSKTITSIAPLSVYIEDANNIADQAFATIAWQDLSDCTSVLQREADAPHRNNRLPDTTSFHLQEFKDAVESFIPEHPALLQPCFDAVSLQLPSCDMSAFQACIQSADSAQQELALPTPLHFTPPAQHVHCQPAPPLHPDHYWKDMADQNQKALGDALEVNNQLHATLSQKEEEIVSLQERNVQLKELANQAKHLASVLDRLMTRTKSTDENTDDLFQIKSGLKRRRLSDHYEQLPDCKEVDEILRDITDKCNAALHGDAKHPRLCRDERNSSGTPNIERIHMYGAFNGLQTSTTLSTSEMEEGMSFRTSIRDHCTIRTLAFPQGNAFTTRTNNGGYKFRWVPS is encoded by the exons atgcaaaaagaaagaagagtctTTGGAAAAATATGCCCTAATAGAATAATAGATTTCTCAAGCCGTGCAAGGAAACAGCCCAAGGATGGAACTGACAAG CAGGAACTATCAAAGACAATCACCAGCATCGCTCCACTGTCAGTCTACATCGAGGACGCTAATAATATTGCTGATCAAG CTTTTGCAACGATAGCTTGGCAGGACTTATCAGATTGCACCTCCGTCCTGCAGAGGGAGGCAGATGCCCCCCACAGA AACAACCGGTTACCAGATACCACCAGTTTCCATCTGCAAGAATTTAAAGATGCAGTGGAGAGCTTCATACctg AACACCCAGCCCTGCTGCAACCGTGTTTTGATGCTGTCAGTCTGCAGCTGCCCAGCTGCGACATGTCCGCCTTTCAAGCCTGCATCCAGTCTGCTGACTCCGCACAGCAGGAACTCGCCCTGCCGACACCTCTGCACTTCACGCCCCCGGCGCAGCATGTCCACTGCCAGCCCGCACCGCCTCTACACCCCGATCACTACTGGAAAGACATGGCAGACCAGAACCAAAAAGCCCTGGGGGACGCCCTGGAAGTAAATAACCAG cttcATGCTACTTTGagccaaaaagaagaagaaattgtgTCGCTGCAGGAACGAAACGTCCAGCTGAAGGAACTGGCCAACCAGGCCAAACATCTGGCTTCAGTTCTTGAC AGATTAATGACCCGGACAAAGAGCACAGATGAAAATACAGACGATCTGTTTCAGATCAAAAGTGGCTTAAAACGACGCAGGCTATCAGACCACTATGAACAACTGCCTGACTGCAAGGAGGTGGATGAGATTTTAAGAGACATCACGGACAAATGCAATGCGGCCTTACATGGTGATGCCAAACATCCCCGGCTGTGCCGGGACGAGAGGAACAGCAGCGGCACGCCGAACATAGAAAGGATTCACATGTATGGCGCCTTCAATGGCCTCCAGACCTCCACAACTCTCAGCACCAGTGAGATGGAAGAAGGGATGTCTTTTCGCACATCCATTAGAGACCACTGCACCATCAGAACTTTGGCATTTCCTCAAGGAAATGCATTCACTACAAGAACCAACAATGGAGGCTACAAATTTAGATGGGTTCCCAGTTAG
- the LOC120528560 gene encoding cyclin-O gives MVAFTLYDCEVMKQFSPIKRKREGGILGHEDVTPEDRPEAPVSSANVRAPVKRARNARDRKQGMESMMNDSGIGVFETPSPTPERSPRCPRVLESPLETPTDWGNFRDYGEACYHYKKSNELRFHPVNCLALQPQITAESRCKLVSWLIPVHRHFKLSFESFCLAINIMDRFLITTPVASDCFQLLGVTSLLIACKQVEVHSPRVKQLLSLCCDAFTKDQLCNLECIILMKLNFNLTAPTIAFFLEHLSNQRLHLGNHSQQVSIEVQKSKNFARKISELSMADYAFNRYPPSLMAICSMGLADQMLGLPCPLDKFVDGYPQKTIEDCLANLRLLVSLNQEVLQTFSEL, from the exons ATGGTCGCATTCACTTTATACGACTGTGAAGTCATGAAACAGTTCAGTCCAATTAAAAGGAAAAGAGAGGGGGGCATCCTAGGACATGAGGATGTGACCCCTGAGGACAGACCCGAAGCCCCTGTCAGCAGCGCCAACGTGAGAGCTCCGGTGAAGAGAGCGAGAAACGCGAGGGACAGAAAGCAAGGCATGGAATCGATGATGAACGACTCGGGAATCGGGGTGTTTGAAACGCCCAGCCCGACCCCGGAGAGATCTCCACGTTGCCCCCGGGTTTTAGAATCGCCTTTAGAAACGCCGACAGATTGGGGGAACTTCAGAGACTATGGTGAGGCGTGCTATCACTACAAGAAGAGCAACGAGCTGCGATTTCACCCTGTCAACTGTTTAGCTCTTCAGCCGCAG ATAACCGCAGAATCCAGATGCAAACTGGTCAGCTGGCTGATTCCAGTCCACAGGCATTTCAAGTTGTCCTTTGAGTCTTTCTGTCTGGCTATCAACATCATGGACCGCTTCCTCATCACCACTCCCGTGGCTTCGGATTGTTTCCAGCTGTTGGGAGTCACGTCGCTGCTTATTGCCTGCAAACAA GTGGAGGTGCATTCCCCCCGGGTGAAGCAGCTTCTGTCTCTCTGTTGTGACGCCTTCACCAAAGACCAGCTCTGCAATCTAGAGTGCATCATCCTCATGAAGCTCAACTTCAACCTGACAGCTCCCACCATAGCATTCTTCCTAGAGCATCTCAGCAACCAGAGACTTCACCTCGGAAATCACAGCCAACAAGTGTCCATAGAGGTCCAAAAATCGAAGAACTTTGCCAGAAAGATTTCTGAGCTCAGCATGGCAGACTATGCATTTAACAGATACCCCCCATCACTCATGGCTATCTGTTCAATGGGGCTGGCTGACCAAATGCTGGGCCTTCCTTGCCCACTGGACAAGTTTGTGGATGGATATCCACAAAAGACAATAGAGGACTGTTTGGCTAATCTAAGGCTGCTGGTGTCACTGAACCAAGAAGTGCTGCAGACCTTCTCAGAGTTGTGA